CCTCCCGCCCCAAGAGCTTACATGTGAGCTGGCGAGTTTCTTTGAGGTTTCATCGTTTAGAGACATGTGTACTAGGATCGCaagggcggagacgcacaAACCAGCATCATCCTGATTGTCGCGCAGACAGCCCAGGCAGAGCTCCAGAACCCTCGCCTCAAGTAGGGCATGACGCGTCTGTTCACAGAGGCACAAGACACcggcagaggagaagcagtTTACGTTCAGGCAGGCTGGCGATCATATTCACCTCTCCGCCGTTGGAGTCACTGCAAGGTGGGATAAAACAGGTTATAGCTTCCGGACCTGATCGCTTTGCATCCTTCTGCTAGCTCCGCCTACCAGCTACCAACAAAGCTCTGCTAGATTTCTCATCTAACattgagagagaaagaaacccCCGACGATCAACGCCTGCCCCCTTCAGAGCTGTACAAAAGGCACATTCGTTATGGGTTTGCCTATTCGCGCGCTGACAAATTTCCGATGTTAGAGTGACTCGCCATCGACATCTCCTACAACTTTATGTGTCTTGGGAAGCAAAAAGCTCCAGACAACTCCTCGTTGTGGAGCAAACACATCCGCAGTGGAATCCTATGTCTGTAATCGGCTCGACTGGAGTCTCTTGCGCCGAAATGGTGTGGCCTGAGGCAATACTTACAGGATGGTTCGACTCCATAGGGTTCAGCCTGACGAGTAGCCATTCCAGCCGGTGCAGCCACTCAATTTTCTGTTCAACTCTGTCCGCACAGCTCGCTTTCATGACGCACCACACAGCGCGCATCTCTTCCGTGGTTGGCTCGGCACCTGTTGACGAGCCATCATTTCCACAACTAGATCTCTCTTCACTCTGAGCTGTCAATGCTGTCCGAGAGGTACTGTTGAACGCCTTAAAGAATGCGGATGCTTCTTCCATGCAAGCTGAATTGTTACGGTTTCCGCCGGAGCCTGACGCCTCACTGCACGCTGGATCACACActccttttgtctcgcgTGGAGTCCCAGGGTCTTGTGAGCTCGAGACGGTATCTCCGCTCCCTGATGAGCGAAGGAAATTGCGAAAAGGAAATTTCCGGTTGTTCAATTTCGCGCCGATGCTCTGGCGGAGTGAGCGGCGCGGACTAGCCTGATCCCCAGTCTCCTGTTCAGGCAGCTCCGCACGGCCTACCTCGGCCGTGCCGTCAGCACCGTCCAGCAAGGGGACCTGCGTCTCGGCCTGTCCTTTTTTTAGTATCATTGTTGCTGCTGGGTCGCCATCTTCTCCGTTCATCTGCTGGGAGGCCCGGCGGCCAAACAACCCTCCTGCAGCCACTCGTTTCTTTAGACTCGAAGATGGCCCCGCAGCGCACGCAGCCTTCCTCGCCAAGTGGCTGTTGGGCAAACATGAGCAAACCTGGCCGGGGGCTGACTGCGTGCACCCCATTGTCCTCCGCTTTTGTGGTGTGCGAGCGGATAGAAGGAGAAAAGTGGAATCACCCCCTCACGAGGTTATGACTTCCTGACCGTTTCGCCAGGGGTCTTAAAAAGGTGAACGGTGAGAGACGGCATACGACGGTCAAACCGCATAGTCGAGTGAAGATCGAGTCTTCGATGACAGGTGGTGCGCACTCCTTTCCTGTGCAATTTCACGTTTTTCCTGTGCACGACAGCATCCCACGTAGCGCCTCGAAAGCGAGGGGAAATGCTGGAAAAAAGTCAGGGCTGCCACTTTCCGCAGAACAAAAGAGACTTCGTTGTACACATTCAACCCTCGTCGTATCCGTGCATGAAAGAAACCCTGAGGCGCAATGAACCTCGCTCGCTCGTATCGGGGCGGTGAGCGCTCGaaagcagcagctgcaaagTCCCGAACCGCGTGGCTCACCCGGACGCGTGAATAACGTGATGCGCATAAATTCGCCCTTTCCTCATTTTTGTGTGGAGCGAGTTTCTGCAGCGGCATATACGCTAGGCAGCTACCTCCATTCTTTTGCTAATTTTTTCAGCAGCCGGTGCTGcttctgtgtgtgcgtgttAAGTTCGGCCTTCATCCGGCACTGAACAGGAAGTGTCTTGACGGTGTTTCGCCGGCTGCCGCTCATCGGCATGCACGATATTGCTGCTCTCCGTCCATTTGGAGCTGGACGATGGGCGTACTCGCCCTAACAAGTAATTCTTGAAGGCTTATTTATGCTTCCCTGCGATGACCGTTTAAAGGAGGGAGCGGCTCCGCCACCTGTAGGACATCAAATTAAAATTGCAGCGCCTGAGTTGCTAGGGACCGAACCTCACCTCGGTATCCATGCCTCTGgtcagaggagagacagccggcaGGCTATCCTTTGTTGTCCAGTAACAAATGCATATTAAGGATGCTCGAGTGTCCGTCTTTCTACAGTCACTAACACAGCGTCGTTTCCCCAAGGTGTCATCTCTTTCCGCCGGTCGAAGTCGTCCTTGGTTCGTCCGGTGCACAAGAATGGTCGTGAAAAAAAAGTTGTTGCCCTCGAGTGGAGATTTCGCGCCAACTGCAGGTTTAAACCAGTGCCGCCTTTCGAACGTCCTTATAGGTCCCTAAATGTAGCAACACTGTATTACGCCGACAGCCCAGTTTGGAAGTGTTCGGCCTCAACAAGCAACTACCTCCAAGGAGTATTACATATCATCAGCATTTTTTCCCGGCTAcacttttttttcgcgtgcaTGGCTCGACTGATCACGGTATTCACACGACTGTACAGATACAGACCACAAACTCCACACCGAGTTCTTTCAGTGAAAGAACAGACACATCCACAACCCATGGGCGGACACTGAGCATCAGACGCAGTTCGCTATCCTTCGAATGTAACTGCCTACACGAAACTATCTCTCGCAAACAAACCACGCCGTACGAAATGTCTGCCGTCGAAACACAAGTTCGACATCGTGCTTTGACAGCGGTCGACGACACGGCCCTCCGTGCCAATAGCCTCGTGCTGTCACAGAGCCCCTTCGACGCCAAACAAAAAAGTTAACAGCCGCTGTCGCGAACCTATACACACTTTTAAAATGTATATCGTCGAGAAGACTCTCTCTTGATGGGACCCAATTTGGATTCAGAAGTTTTCATCCGCAGCTTCCATCAAATTGTAGGGGGTGTGACTCCAGTCAGCAGTTTACTCTTTTATATGTGCTGAGgcagcctcgcctctcgtgcCGACACCTGTCCTATTATACGGTCTCGTACGTGCTCTGGGACAGCACGCGTGCCCATTCCGGTCATGTGCAACGTCAGCATCGCAGTCTGTATCTGTACAGTCGTGTTAATACCGTGACTAGTCGAACCACGCACCCGACTGTAACGGGGAGAAACACTTACAGTTCCCTCCAACCAACCGTTCGATCAACAAGATCACTGTACCTCCTGCAGTCTTCACAAACTCCACACCGAGTTCTTTCAGTGAAAGAACAAACACATCCACAACCAATGGGCGGACACTGAGCATCAGACGCAGTTCGCTATCCTTCAAATATAACTGCCTACACGAAACTATCTCTCGAAAACAAACCACCCCGTATGAAATGCCTGCCGTCGAAACACAAGTTTGACATCGTGATTTGACAGCGGTCGACGACACGGCCCTCCGTGCCAATAGTTCTCGATCAGCGACTTAGTATTTGGCAGTAAACGGGAGTTTGacagcaagaaagagagcggaacgGAATGTGGGAAAGTGGCCACAGCAACTGATTCGCCCCTACCGAGGCTACATGCCGTAACTGCGCCCCAGTGGCACCTGTGAAATCACAACGCTCATCGGTTCAGATCAGCCATTTCTCGTAACTCGGGAAAGCCTAACATAACCGGCAGGGGATTATAACACGCACGAGGACAGCCGATATACCCCAATGGTCAGCTGGACACCACGACTTCCCGATGCCCCCGCAAAAAAGTACGTAAAAGGTATGTTAGAGACTTCGACTAGCGTTGGAGCACACTGTTTCATTCGATAGTCCACGCAGACCAGTGTAAACTTGCACAGTCCTGCAGCGCTATACTAGTCACGCGGAGCAAATTTGGCGAGTGTGCTGCCACCGTGGGGGCGACCGCAGACAAATTCAATCCTACCACTTCAGTGACGCCATCGTTGCACTGGAAGATGATGCAAATGTATGAGAGACGCTCTTGAAATCGGTGTACAAATCCTCCCactcctcctcttcattcATCGCACCCTGCCACCAGTCAACTGcagcttcgctttctttACGACCCCGAACATGGCGCAATTGACTCCATTGTCTCTTGTTCATTTTCGCAGGCTCTTCTGTGACTGTCTTTGAAGCACTGGGCACACGACCTTGAAGATACGTGTACGCCTGCTCAACCTCTCGCCAACGCAGCGGGTCATGAAAAGCGAATGACGACTGAAGAAGTTCTGTCAGATATGACAGGGGCTTTTTAGCTTCACAGTCCGGTCTCACTGATGAAGCGTCAACTTTTCCCGGcgcatcttcctctccagcaTTACCTCCTGACGGGCCCACCACATCTGAATCGTTCGCCCGTTCTGCCTTGTATTTGACTTTCCCATTGATTATGACCTCATTACTTATCGAATTCCGGGAATTGTAACCATCTGAATTATTTGAAGCGCCACGCTCGGTCCCCCACTGGGACAGAGTTTGTCCTGCTCCATTAAGGCACCCCCCCGGGCACGCTGCAAGCTCGATGAAATGGGGAAACGGCCTCTGCGTACGCTTGCTCCTTCCGCGGGACATACCGGTTAGATTTGGAGCTGTACCATCTATTAGAATATCATCGTGTGGAGGGGCAGTACTTTCGAGGTTTGAGGGATCCCACAGTGTCGAACGGACGCGGTCACGGCTGTTGTGCCCTGATGTTTCTTCACCGACCTCTCGTTTGAGCCTCTGGACGACATTTCGGATGTTTCTAAATCCGTATGCAATGGCAAAACGCAACTTTTCTTCCCCATCAACGACCAGAGCGACTTCTTTATAGTCCTCATTTCGCCCATGAGTAAACTGTAGGGGGCCCTCGACACGGACGCCAAATAGCTCCCATGCAGCTCGCCGGAACACGCGATCCGTATAGCCTCCGCTACCCGAAAGGAACTCCGAAGGGCGGATTAGTTCGGCATCCATCCGTCTACTTTCTGGATCAAGGTTGACAGAGGACGTCGTGGATTTCTCCTGGTCACTGGGGCGTCGGGTCATCTGCAGAGTAGAATCTTCTGGCGCAGCACCTTGCGTCAGAGAACAAGTCGCGTCACTGACCAGGGGATGATCCGCTACGGATGACCCCAATGAGAGGCTTATTTGACAGGCGAGCCGGGAGAAATCATCACAGAACTCATCTACCGGCGACTCGTCGAGTTCATCGAACGTGAGGTTCAGCCGCTGCATGAGTGTCAACACCTCATTGGTAGCGAGCACCAGGTCCACGTCCGGAACGCCACCATCGGACTGACTAGTCCTGCGCGGCGATGCAACAGCTTCGTCCGAGGAACCAGAGAGTGGTACGTGTCTTGACACTGCTGAAGTTGACACGCGGCCATCGGATGCCGAGGCCACGTGAGTCCGAAACTCTGGTCGGGCCGCTTCCAACTTTTTGTCGAAACAAGGCATTACACAGACATGAAATATGTCCTTTGGTGTCAGTTCCTCACTCCACCTCCGCCATTCAACGTTGGCAGGAGCGCCGGAGTCTCCTTGAACTCTAAATCTGGACACGTCGCCGTCCGCTGAGTGCGTATCGCCATTCTCCGTCATGACTAGGCTGTTGAAGGCTGGCGACTGGTACACGGGTCCGTCTGAAGCCGCAGTGAGGTGACAGTACCGAGACAATGTACATTTCATCATCGTTGAAACAAACCAGTTTGTCAGTGGATTGGCAACCCgccagcggaagaagaaagagcgggCGTTGTGAGATTCACGCAGAAGGCCTTTCACCAGAACCCCTTGGACCTGCTGGCTGCTGCGGA
This region of Neospora caninum Liverpool complete genome, chromosome VI genomic DNA includes:
- a CDS encoding iron only hydrogenase large subunit, C-terminal domain-containing protein, producing the protein MAPVIGANPSFSAAVKLADLDDYLAPAQNCVVPLLTEKPQHDQASTTPVSGRAGRNGPAGLGRTAIQPVDSVHRDEFNQGPRVNDTREHQRANLIRLARPSRATASVGADHGTLAGGNRNREGVANARVETGNNAPYHSSAQMKENAVDGGIDNGLEPSTAVAKVSLYDCLACSGCVTSAEAVLLDHHSVDQFLQSVRNSSARSVTVVSVSFQSIIALAHEFRSSPGKTLRRLSTLFRLAGATYVLHTQVSDAVAVLEAEREFVRRYREAAGRAARETARLKTTDEGSREQQGNLSSAPRTGHSIDETTLPRVPGNGLLPVLTSFCPGLVCYAEKSLHPSLLPYFSRVRSSQQVQGVLVKGLLRESHNARSFFFRWRVANPLTNWFVSTMMKCTLSRYCHLTAASDGPVYQSPAFNSLVMTENGDTHSADGDVSRFRVQGDSGAPANVEWRRWSEELTPKDIFHVCVMPCFDKKLEAARPEFRTHVASASDGRVSTSAVSRHVPLSGSSDEAVASPRRTSQSDGGVPDVDLVLATNEVLTLMQRLNLTFDELDESPVDEFCDDFSRLACQISLSLGSSVADHPLVSDATCSLTQGAAPEDSTLQMTRRPSDQEKSTTSSVNLDPESRRMDAELIRPSEFLSGSGGYTDRVFRRAAWELFGVRVEGPLQFTHGRNEDYKEVALVVDGEEKLRFAIAYGFRNIRNVVQRLKREVGEETSGHNSRDRVRSTLWDPSNLESTAPPHDDILIDGTAPNLTGMSRGRSKRTQRPFPHFIELAACPGGCLNGAGQTLSQWGTERGASNNSDGYNSRNSISNEVIINGKVKYKAERANDSDVVGPSGGNAGEEDAPGKVDASSVRPDCEAKKPLSYLTELLQSSFAFHDPLRWREVEQAYTYLQGRVPSASKTVTEEPAKMNKRQWSQLRHVRGRKESEAAVDWWQGAMNEEEEWEDLYTDFKSVSHTFASSSSATMASLKW